TTGCAGCAAAATGCCCTGGCATGGGTGGCCCCTGCTGCAGTCCAATCTTATCGCGGTTTCTGACGCGCTGGTTCCGGTGATGTTCTGGTACACCACATTCTCCACTTGAACGGCCGAGGCCTGCGATAAATCATGATGAATGTTAAAAGGAAACCCCAGattcaaaacaataaatatCGTATTAGTTTGAAcgtattattatatttataactttCTTCCTGAAATCTATTTATACATAGAACAACCTGTACATAGGTGATAATCCTAAGAGATtgccaaattcaaatttaatctgGTCCTCTACATGTTAACGTTGAAGATGATCAATGTACGTAGATGAAGTTTTAAGTACGCAATTAATTCACAAATGATTGCTAGCTATGTTTGGCAGTCATACCTGGTCCCGGCATGGCTTCTCTTGATCGCAGTAGTGTTGGTCTATGATTAGTGGGTTCTCCACGTTATGCATTGCTATGTTCTCAAACCGGATGTTCTTTGCGTATCCTGAGCCACCctgattataaaaatatatcagtATCACGTCATtctgataaatattatttaaaaaaggtGGAGACTGAATTGTACCTGCCAAGTCTTTATTCGAACTCCATTCGTTGTTCCTGAAAGCTTGGCCCGATTCACGAGCACGTCCGAGACGAAGGCTCCCGATTGTCCTTTTCCCAGGCTGCCAATGCTGGAGAGAGTGACATGAAAATAGAACCAAAATTAGATTAAAAAGAGAGATATTATTTGCCATGAGAGTGGAATTGTGAAGGTGAAATTGGGTTGGTGATAGAAAGTTAGAAACCGATCAAACCTGATTCCATGGCCAGGGCCACAGGTGAGGTCCAAGACCTGGACGTTCTTTGAACCACTTACGATTGAAACGCAGTCATCACCTTCATTCAGAAAGAAATTACAACAGTTTGATCAAATTAAACactgatatatgtatatgtatatgtatatatatatattttggtgtTTTCAATCTTTATTTCGGATTCGTCTTCAGTGTTAATTATTCTCACCTGTTCCGACTACGGAGTTCGAGATCTGGATGTTTTGGGTGGCGGTGACATGGATTCCGTCTGTGTTGGGGCTCCTTTCCGGCGCAGTTACCTTGAGATTGAATGCTCTAACATTCACACATTTCTGGAAGATGATGTGCATTTGCTGTGCATCTTTTGACGTTATGCCAGACACCATCAAGTTATTGCATTCCAAGAAGGTCAGAGCCTGTAAATATGCATCACAGTTACTTTTCTGAACAGATTTTCAGGATTAATAATGCTACCACTGACATTCAACTAGGAGTAGTGTTAATTGCTTGTACTACACTTAAAAGTGTAGTGGGATAAGACTACCTGCCGAAATAAGATTAGTCTTACTAACCTAATTGAATATGAGATAAGAGGTTCGTTATGGTCTTTTTATACAGAGAATGATTTTTGAGTCCGACGACAAGGGTGAACTTTCTTGCTTTTTCAAGGAATTGTCAGCCCAATGGATCAACCCACAAATAATTTTGCTCCTAACTCAAGTGCTGATTAGAGTCCAGGCATACTCCTTTTATTCATAAAAGAAGAACATATTTACAATTTGCTAAATAATTTGCTGCAtctaaagattgaagaaatttgGTGAATCAACTCACCGTTGGTGCTTCGCGGCAAGGCTGAAagggaagaaaagggaaaacatAAGTTTTACTTTGTTAGTTGAAATTcgaaagaataattaattaaagccgAGAAAGATGATTGAAGAATTTGATCCATAAATGTCATACAAGATTTTTGTTGACTTTGCAGGACTTTGCCCACCATATCTGCCCATTGCCATTGATGGTTCCACGACCTTCTACCTTGAAGTTTTGCAGGTTTTCAAACCGAATCCAATGCCTTTCATCTTCTTTGTAGTCTGATGGATCCGTGGAAGCTTCAATTGTTCCATCAATCTAAGTAGCaaatacccaaaaataaataaaatagaaaagaactcaagaaactgttttttttttttctaacttcaAATATCTGCTGAAGTGTGAATACATAATTGGCAAATTAAGGAAATGTAGCATGGATGTTTGGCAACTGAGAAATTCACCTTCATTGTAAGATCAGACTTGCATGGACCTGAAAATACAATTGGCTTGAGATGATAAACCCTCTTGTTGGGAACCACAAGAACATCAGCTCCAGAACTACAAGCTTTATTCCAAGCTCTCTCAAAAGCCTAATACAAGAAGCAAAACACACATCAATGGCACTTTAATGTGAATCTAACTAGGTTTCTAGAAATATCTGGGTGCTTATGATTTATGGACTGTTGGGTCGGGTTCTCACATCAACGTAcgagaaaacaaaagaaacacgTGAAATGCGCTTAGGAAATGAAGTACCTCTGTATCATCACTTTCACCTTTGCCTTTGAAGGCTTCCACATCCACCATTTTCAGAGAGCTTGGAGTATGAGAAGCACGCTGCCGGCACGGTCTTGATGGATTCCTGAGGCCATTACAGGTGGAAAAAGACAGCAAAATGATGACCAGTGGGACAAGAAGGCGACGCAGAAACATTTTTGTAGAGAAAATGAATAATGAGCACGCAAATGAAATGATCAAAGGTTGCTAGGATACTGTTTGATCATGAACGTCAAACGTTAATTTATACAAAGTAaagggaatgagagagagagagacaggaaATAAATGAATGATGATCGTGT
This window of the Diospyros lotus cultivar Yz01 chromosome 5, ASM1463336v1, whole genome shotgun sequence genome carries:
- the LOC127801845 gene encoding polygalacturonase, with product MFLRRLLVPLVIILLSFSTCNGLRNPSRPCRQRASHTPSSLKMVDVEAFKGKGESDDTEAFERAWNKACSSGADVLVVPNKRVYHLKPIVFSGPCKSDLTMKIDGTIEASTDPSDYKEDERHWIRFENLQNFKVEGRGTINGNGQIWWAKSCKVNKNLPCREAPTALTFLECNNLMVSGITSKDAQQMHIIFQKCVNVRAFNLKVTAPERSPNTDGIHVTATQNIQISNSVVGTGDDCVSIVSGSKNVQVLDLTCGPGHGISIGSLGKGQSGAFVSDVLVNRAKLSGTTNGVRIKTWQGGSGYAKNIRFENIAMHNVENPLIIDQHYCDQEKPCRDQASAVQVENVVYQNITGTSASETAIRLDCSRGHPCQGILLQDIDLVGTSHGHAQASCVSASLSRRGRVSPSCP